One Pseudorasbora parva isolate DD20220531a chromosome 4, ASM2467924v1, whole genome shotgun sequence genomic region harbors:
- the LOC137073713 gene encoding deoxynucleoside triphosphate triphosphohydrolase SAMHD1-like: MSSVCVSLLQHEQMSVQLFDDIVKSLKAENENVLKENGLDNGDVTFIKELIEGAKASGDEWTYKGRDKDKCFLYEIVANKQNGIDVDKWDYFARDCHHLGIQNSFDHQRLMKSARVCNVNEWNHICFRDKEADNVYDMFRTRYTLHRQAYQHKIGNIIDIKFTEALILADRDLHKDKPKDMFTISAAIKSVKDYIKLTG, encoded by the exons ATGtcatctgtctgtgtgtctttaCTGCAGCATGAGCAGATGTCAGTTCAGTTGTTTGATGACATTGTGAAGAGTTTGAAGGCTGAGAATGAGAACGTGTTGAAAGAGAACGGCCTGGACAATGGAGACGTCACCTTCATTAAAGAGTTAATCGAAGGGGCAAAAGCTTCAGGTGATGAG TGGACATACAAGGGCAGAGATAAAGACAAATGCTTCCTCTATGAGATTGTGGCAAACAAACAGAACGGCATTGATGTGGACAAATGGGATTATTTCGCACG AGACTGTCATCACCTCGGCATACAAAACAGCTTCGACCATCAGCGTCTGATGAAATCTGCTCGAGTGTGTAACGTGAATGAATGGAATCACATCTGCTTCAGAGACAAG GAGGCAGACAATGTCTATGACATGTTTCGAACCCGATACACACTCCATCGCCAGGCCTACCAGCACAAGATCGGGAATATCATTGACATCAA GTTTACAGAGGCCCTCATACTAGCTGATCGTGACCTTCATAAAGACAAACCTAAAGATATGTTCACAATTTCTGCAGCCATAAAGTCGGTCAAAGACTACATTAAGCTCACAGGTTAG
- the LOC137073714 gene encoding deoxynucleoside triphosphate triphosphohydrolase SAMHD1-like gives MKTVLLALASIKWVGDLHALSVSESCLEFGPCNSHVVLKPRPGYVPKVPTTPFWDQHEQMSVQLFDDIVKSLKAENENVLKENGLDNGDVTFIKELIEGAKASGDEWTYKGRDKDKCFLYEIVANKQNGIDVDKWDYFARDCHHLGIQNSFDHQRLMKSARVCNVNEWNHICFRDKEADNVYDMFRTRYTLHRQAYQHKIGNIIDIKFTEALILADRDLHKDKPKDMFTISAAIKSVKDYIKLTDDIIDQISSSTADKLKKSRAILNEISERKLPKFVGEARLMEENKFKVG, from the exons ATGAAGACGGTGCTCCTGGCATTGGCTTCCATTAAgtgggtaggggacctgcatgcactttcggtcagcgaatcgtgcctagaattCGGGCCCTGTAACTCTCATGTTGTCCTGAAaccccggcctggatacgtgcccaaggttcctaccactcccttctgGGACCAG CATGAGCAGATGTCAGTTCAGTTGTTTGATGACATTGTGAAGAGTTTGAAGGCTGAGAATGAGAACGTGTTGAAAGAGAACGGCCTGGACAATGGAGACGTCACCTTCATTAAAGAGTTAATCGAAGGGGCAAAAGCTTCAGGTGATGAG TGGACATACAAGGGCAGAGATAAAGACAAATGCTTCCTCTATGAGATTGTGGCAAACAAACAGAACGGCATTGATGTGGACAAATGGGATTATTTCGCACG AGACTGTCATCACCTCGGCATACAAAACAGCTTCGACCATCAGCGTCTGATGAAATCTGCTCGAGTGTGTAACGTGAATGAATGGAATCACATCTGCTTCAGAGACAAG GAGGCAGACAATGTCTATGACATGTTTCGAACCCGATACACACTCCATCGCCAGGCCTACCAGCACAAGATCGGGAATATCATTGACATCAA GTTTACAGAGGCCCTCATACTAGCTGATCGTGACCTTCATAAAGACAAACCTAAAGATATGTTCACAATTTCTGCAGCCATAAAGTCGGTCAAAGACTACATTAAGCTCACAG ATGATATCATTGATCAGATCTCGTCCTCAACTGCTGACAAGCTAAAGAAATCCAGAGCCATCCTGAACGAGATTTCAGAAAGAAAACTGCCAAAGTTTGTGGGAGAAGCTCGATTAATGGAAGAAAACAAATTCAAGGTAGGCTAG